From the Polaribacter gangjinensis genome, the window CTTTTATTGCTTCGATGGTTGCTTCATGATCTGTATCATCTCTAAAATCAAAAAGATTGTTTAGAAATGTTTTTGCATGAGTAAAAACTCTAGAAAAGTCTTCTTTTTTATTTTCAGAAATCGTTTTTTCTTCATTTTTACCATTTTGATTCGTGAAATCTTCTCTCATAATTGAATATTAAAAAATGTAAGATACAAAAATCTTACTAAGTTTTGCGGCTAAAATATTATTCTAAATAAATTTTATCAATCTCTAAACAAAAATCTTGTGCTTTTTTATTACCGATTAAAAATGCTATTTCCTCGAAACTATTCTCTGAAAAATTAGGCAAACTCAGCGATTTTCCTCTAAATTTTGGTTGCATTTCTGAAAGATTAACTTCGATAATTTCCCAATTATTGTTCGTTTGAAAAGTTGCAACATATGAATAATAATCACTCTGATTTTTTTTAATTCTCAGTTGATATGCATTTCCATCTCCTTTTAACCGAATTTTGATTTTAGTTGAAGAATTTATTTTCTTCTTTAGAAACTGATGTCTTACAGATGAAAATCCGCCATTATTTTCTAGAGATACATTTCCATAAAAAACGGCATTACCTTCGTTATTGATACTAAATTTTCCTGAAGATTTGCCTCCCATTACAACATCATTAACTACTTTCCAAACAGAAACATCTGTATCTCTTGAAAAATCAAAAATAAGCTGCCCTGAGTTCATGAATAAAGAAAGAAATAAAATTGAAGTTAAACTTTTTTGCATCGCGATTGTAAACATTACAAAAATACGTTTAAAAGGAGTGTAAATAAAAAAACTCCGTAAAAAATACGGAGTTTTATGTGACCGGGCTGGGATTCGAACCCAGGACCCTTTCATTAAAAGTGAAATGCTCTACCAACTGAGCTACCAGGTCTTCTTTTCTTTTTAGCGGGTGCAAATATATGAGTTATATTCTAAAAAACAAACCTATTTTTTATTTTGTTTCATTTAAATATGCCTCTCGTACTTTTTTGAAAAGGTTTGATGAATATACAAAATCCACAACCGCCTCATTATCAGTTCTAAATATATCTTCACTACTTCCTTCCCAAGCCTTTAATCCATTTTTTAAAAAAATAATTTTTTCTCCAATTTCCATTACAGAATTCATATCATGAGTATTTATAACAGTTGTAATGTTATATTCTTGGGTAATTTCTTGAATTAAATTATCAATAACAATAGCTGTTTGAGGGTCTAAACCAGAATTTGGTTCATCACAAAATAAATATTTTGGATTCATTACAATCGCTCGTGCAATGGCAACTCTTTTTTGCATTCCTCCTGATAATTCTGCTGGAATTTTTTTATTGGCATTCTCTAAATTGACTCTTTTTAAAACAAAATTCACACGATCTAACATTTCAGAATTTGTTTTTTTGGTAAACATTTTCAACGGAAACATTACATTTTCTTCTACAGTTTGAGAATCAAAAAGTGCACTTCCTTGAAAAACCATGCCAATTTCTTGTCTCCATTGACGTTTTTCTTCGGTTGTAAAATTCGTATTTATTCTTCCATCAAAAGAAATAAAACCCTCTTCTGGCGTATGTAAACCAATCAAAGATTTTAAAAAAACCGTTTTTCCAGAACCACTTTGACCGATGATTAAGCTTGTTTTTCCTGGTAAAAATTTTGCTGAAATTCCTTTTAAAATTTTAACTCCACCAAATCCTTTATGAATATTATCAACTTCTATCATAATTACGTCAACAGCATTTGAGTTAAGAAATAATTAAAAATTACAATCAAAATTGTGGTCCAAACAACAGATTTGGTACTTGCTTTTCCAACAGCAATCGAACCTCCTTTTACATAATATCCATGGTAAGATGGAACAGTAGCAATTAAAAATGCAAAAACTAAGGTTTTAATCATAGCATAGGTTATCAAAAATGGTTTAAATTCCATTTGCAAACCCTCTATATAATCTAGACCACTAAATAATCCAGATATGATACCTGCAACCCATCCTCCAAAAATACCCAATACCATTGCCAAAGAAATTAAAAAAGGGTAAAAGAAAACAGTGGCAATTACTTTTGGCAAAACCAAATGATTCAGAGAGTTAATTCCCATTACTTCAAGAGCGTCAATTTGCTCTGTAACTCTCATAGTTCCAATACTTGACGTAATATAAGACCCTACTTTTCCTGCCAAAATAATTGAACAAAAAGTTGGAGCAAACTCTAAAATTACCGATCGTTTTGCGGCAAAACCAATCAGAGATTTTGGTATAAAAGGACTTTCAACATTTAATGCTGTTTGCAAAGCAATAACACCTCCAATAAAAAAGGAAATAAACATGATAATTCCTAAAGATTTCAGCCCTAATTCTTCAATTTCTTTGAAAAGTGATTCGTAAAAAAAACGACGTCTTTGAGGTTTTTTAAAAACCTGAAAAAGCATCATGAAATATTTACCAACATGTTCTATGTAGTTCATAGATGTAATTTTATGCTAAAGTATTAAATTTAGATGAATAGAATGTAAAATTACTAAAATCAAACTATAAAATAATTACTTTTGAGCATTCAAAAAAAACTAATTCGAAATGAAAAAAATCATTTTTATTCTCTTTTTATCTTTCATTTTTTTAAATTTTACGGAAGAAAAAACAACTTCTGAAAAACCAAAATTAGTAATTGGAATTGTGGTAGATCAAATGCGTTATGACTATCTTACAAGATATTATCATCGCTTTGGAAATGATGGATTTAAACGTCTTTTAAATGAAGGTTTTTCAGTAGAAAATGCTCATTTTAATTATATCCCAACTTATACAGCTGTTGGTCACACATCCATTTATACAGGTACAACTCCAGATCATCATGGAATTATCGGGAATAATTGGTATGATAAATTTTTAAAAAAATCCATTTATTGCGTAGATGATTTTAACTACACTTCTGTAGGAACAGAGTCAGATTATGGGCAAAAATCACCTTACAGATTGGCCACAACAACTGTTACAGACCAATTATTATTGGCGCAAAATATGCGTGGAAAATCTATTGGAATTGCCTTAAAAGATAGATCTGCCATTTTGCCTGTTGGACACACTGCAACTGCTGCATATTGGTATGAAGGAAAAGACAAAGGTCATTTTATAACAAGTTCGTTTTATAGAAATGATTTGCCAACTTGGGTAACTGATTTTAACAAGTTGCAAAAAGCGGATTATTACACTTCAAAACTTTGGAATACATTGTATGACATTAAAACTTACACAAACAGCACTGCAGATAATTCAATTTTTGAAGGTGTTTTTACAGGAGAAAAATTACCTGTTTTTCCACACGACATTCCGAATTTGAAAAAAGAAAATGGAAATTTAAGCATCATTTCAGAAACTCCTTTTGGAAATTCATTGACTTTAGATTTCGCAAAAGCAGCCATCATTGGAGAAAATTTAGGAAGAGGAAAAGATACTGACTTTTTGGCTATTAGTTTTTCAAGTACAGATTATGTAGGCCATAAATATGGTGTTGATGCTGTTGAAACTGAAGACACTTATCTCAGATTAGACAGAGATTTAGCAGAATTATTTCGATTTTTAGATGAAAAAGTTGGAAAAGGAAAATATACCATTTTCTTAACTGCAGATCATGGTGCTATAAGAGTTCCTGCATATTTAGATTCTTTAAAAATTCCTGCAAAATATTTTAACACTCGAAAATTTAAAAACTTTTTAGATTCTGTTTCAACAAAACATTTTAAATCCACAGAATTGGTTGAGAATTTTTCCAATTATCAATTGTTTTTAGATAAAGAAAAAATAAGTACTCTTGGATTTAAATTGGACGAAGTTGCTGAAATATTTGCTGATGAATTGGTAAATTTTGAGACAATAAATAAAGCTGTAACTGCAAAAACTTTGCAAAAAACGAATTTTACAAAAGGAATTTTAAACGTTTTACAAAACGGATACAATCAAAAATTGTCTGGAGATGTACTGCTGATTCCCAATCCAGGAACAATTTCAGGAAAAAGAACAGGAACTACTCATGGTTCTGGTTTTTCTTATGACACGCACGTTCCCATTATTTTTTATGGAAATGGTATTAAAAAAGGAACTACAAAAAAGCGTTATGAAATTACAGATATCGCTCCAACAATCGCCAATTTATTAAAAATTGAGGCACCAAATTCGACTACAGGAAAAATTATTGAAGAAGTTTTTAAGTAAAAATTAAAATCTGAAATGTGAATTTTTTTGATGAATTTTAATCGCTTTTTTGGATAAAATAATTCCTATAATTAGTGAAACAAAAGCGCCAATTGCAATTCCAGGAATAAAATTAATGAACAAGAAAAAATCATAGGATCCATGAAAAAAGGTTGCAACTACCAATCCTGTAAAATTTAACAATTGTTTGTTTTTTGAAAACTTAGCTAATCCCATAAAATAGCCCATTAAAATTCCGAAAGTTGCGTGTGCAGGAACTGCTGTAAAAGCTCTAAGAATTCCTGTTGCAGCTCCATGTTCAAAAACATATAAAATGTTTTCTAAGGCTGCAAATCCCATAGAAACCATTACTGCATATACAATTCCGTCAAAAGGTTCATTGAATTCTGAGTTCTTTTGAGCATAATATTTTACAATAATATATTTCGAAAATTCTTCGACCAAACCAACAAGAAAAAAAGCATTTATAAATTGTTGATATATACTAGTTGTATCAGTCAATGGATAAATATGATTTGCAACTGCACTTAAAATCAATGTAATAACAACACTTACTATAGCGCCCATCAAGAAATTTTTGAATAAAAAACGAACAGGTTCTTTTTCAAATTTATCTTTGAAATAGATATACAGAATGATAATCATTGCTGGCGCAATTGCCAATAAAAGTAAACTCATTTTTTACATTTTTGGTAAAAAAATCTCAGCCATCATGCAACGTGCACTCCCCCCTCCACAAGTTTCAATGGTTTCTAAAGAACTAGAAATTATTTTGCAATGTTTGGTAATTTGTTGAATTTGGGTTGGAGTTAAACAATCGAAAGCTGCTTGACTCATCACTAAAAATCGTTCGTTATTTGTTCCTTTTACTTGCAACATATTCCCTGCAAAATGAGTGACTTGGTTTTCCGTAATTTCAATGATGTGTTTTCTGTCTTCTTTTAAATGTTTTACAACATTTTTTCGTTCTTGTTTATCATCAATGGTATCCAAACAAATCACTGCAAAAGTTTCTGCCAAACACATCATAACATTGGTATGATAAATTGGTTTTCTTTTTCCATCAACAGTTTGATATGCTGTAAAAATTACAGGAGTATATTCAAAATCTTCGCAAAACTCTATAAATAAATCCTCATCAGCTCTTGGTGATAAGGCACAATATGCTTTTTTATTTACACGGTCTAACAACAAACTTCCTGTACCTTCTAAAAATATTTCTTCTTCTTCAGCACTTGTATAATCTATTACATTTTCAATCAAAAAACCTTTTTCCTCTAAAATATCTAAAATATCTTCACGTCTTTCATGCCTTCTATTTTCAGCAAACATAGGATATAATGCTACTGTGCCATCTTCATGAAATGAAATCCAATTGTTAGGAAAAAGTGCATCAGGAGTGTCAAATTCATCTGTATCTGAGATGACAACAACTTCAATTCCATGACTTTTTAATTTGTCAACATAAGTATCAAATTCAAATTGAGCTTTTTTATTGATTTCAGCATTTTTTAAATCTAACGCTTCTTGATAATAATTATTAACGGCTGTTTGTTCGTTCATCCTAAAATTAATCGGACGAATCATTAAAATAGAATTAGTTGTTTGTTGCATATGAATTTTATGTACAACAAAATTATACTTTTTTAATGAAGTTTGTATATAACCAATTTAAAAAGCAATAAAATATTTTGTTTAACATTTTTTTATAATAGTTTAACAAAATGATAAGATTTTATTGTTTAATCAATTATTAGATTTGTTAAACAAACATAAACCTAAAACTAATATATTATGAAAAAAGTAACGAGTATTATTTTAGCATTATTTGCAGGAATCGTTTTTACATCTTGCAATGACGACAATGACACTGTAATGGAAACAAACACGATTGTTGATGTTGCAGTTAAAAACAATTTAACTAGTTTAGTAGCTGCTGTTCAAAGAGCAGGATTAGCATCAACTTTATCTGCCAATGGCTCTTTTACGGTTTTTGCCCCAACTAACGAAGCTTTTCAAGCGTTATTAGATTCAAATCAGAATTGGAATTCAATAAATGATATTCCAGTTGAAACTTTACAAGCAGTATTATTATTTCACGTTTTAGATGGGACTGTAAGATCTACAGATTTATCAGATACCTATGTAAATACTTTGTCAACAGGACCAAATGATGAGCCCTTGTCTTTGCAAGTTAAAGTTACAGGTGGTGTTGCTTTTAATGGTGATGCAACTCCAGTTAATGTTGATGTGAATGCATCAAATGGAATTGTTCATGTAATTAACAAAGTAATGTTACCTCCAAATATTGTAACATTAGCTTTAAACAATGGAGGATTTACAAGTTTAGTTGCTGCTTTAACTGATAGTAGACATACAACTGATTTCGTTTCAGTTTTATCAGGAAATGGTCCTTTTACAGTATTCGCTCCAACAAATGCTGCTTTTCAGGCATTATTAGATTCAAATCCAAATTGGAACTCATTAGCTGATGTGCCAATTGCAACGTTAGATGCAGTTTTAAAATACCACGTTGTTAATGGAGCAAATGTACAAGCTAATCAATTAACCAATGGAAGTGTTACAACTCTTGGTGGAAGCATCACAATAAATCTAACTGATGGGGCTCAAATTCAAACATCGAGTTCTCAAACTGTGAATATATTAGTAGGAGCTGCAACAAATGATGTACAAGGAACAAATGGAGTTATCCATGCAATTGACACAGTCTTGTTGCCATAATTACCATTCTTGTTTCAAGAGGAAAAAGCTGCATTAAATGCAGCTTTTTTTTATTCTCGAATTAAAGGTAATGTTGAGCATCTCAACAAACCTTCTTGTTTTGCAATTTCTGCATAAGGAACTTCTTCGACTATAAATCCATTTTTGCGTAACCAATTATTAAGTCTTGTAAAGTTTTTTTCGGAAATAATAACATCTTCAGAAATTGAAAAAACATTGCTATTCATGTCGTACATTTCATCCTTGGTTATTTCAAAAATGTGTTCCTTCCCAAAATAATTTACTAACCAATTATATTCTTCTTCAATCAAAAAGCCATTTTTATGTAAAATTGCTTTGTTTTTTCCAATAGGTTGAAAGCAACAATCTAAATGCAATGCATTTTCTTTTGGATCAGTATTATGTTTTCTTAATTCAAAAGACTTTACAATTTTGTTTGGGAATAATTGTTGTAATGCTAAGACTGCATGTTTATTTGTACGAGCTGTAATAAAGCTTGCATAATCATCACCTGTATAAGTTCCAACGAAAATATACTCATTCCATGGCATGACATCTCCACCTTCAATATGGCATTCTTTTGGAAGCTCAATAATATTTATAGGATTTATTTGATTGGTAACATGCTGAATTGCAATGTATTCTTTTTCTCTATCTGGCAAAATATTGGCTTTTATCAATTTATCTTCAATGACGAATGCAATATCTCTAGAAAAAATTTGATTGTAATTTTTGATGACTTTGGGTCTGTAAACGGCGATATCATATTTTTTAAAAACAGCAGCAACAGCTTCCATTTCTTCAATCATATCCTCCTCTTTTGGATAAGTCCCATTCAAAACATGTTCTCTACTTTTTGGGTCATAACAATCTTCTAGCTTAGGAATTGAGCCATTGCTGTTTGCAATGCCTAAAACCACCGCTTTTAATTGAGAAGTTTCGTTTGTTATATTGAGTTGTAACATGCTTTAGAGATAAAAAAAGCTCCATGAATCATGAAGCTTTCGGTCGTAAAAATAACAAAAGTTTTTATCTTTCTGATATAGATTTAAATGATCGCAAAGTTTCGCCAACGTAAATTTGACGTGGTCTTCCAATTGGTTCATTATTTAATCGCATTTCTCTCCACTGTGCAATCCAACCTGGCAAACGTCCTAAAGCAAACATTACTGTAAACATATCTGTTGGAATATCCATTGCTCTGTAAATAATTCCCGAATAGAAATCTACGTTTGGATATAATTTTCTTTCTACAAAATACGGATCATTTAAAGCTTCTTGCTCTAAACCTTTTGCAATAGCTAAAATTGGATCATTTACGCCTAAATCATTTAAAACATCATCAGCTGCTTTTTTAATAATTCTTGCTCTTGGATCAAAATTTTTATACACTCTGTGACCAAAACCCATCAATCTGAAAGGATCATCTTTGTCTTTTGCTTTCGCCATGTATTTTTTGGTATCACCATCATCCGCTTTAATAGCTTCCAACATTTCCAAAACTGCTTGATTTGCGCCTCCATGCAAAGGTCCCCAAAGTGCAGAAATTCCGGCTGATAAAGAAGCAAATAATCCAACATGAGATGAACCTGCAATTCTTACAGTTGATGTAGAACAATTTTGTTCATGATCTGCGTGTAAAATCAATAATTTGTCTAGCGCATCTTTAATAATTGGATTTACAACATAAGGTTCGTTTGGTTGCTCAAACATCATTTTCATAATATTTTCAACATAATCCAACGATTTTGAACCATAATTTAAAGGCAAACCTTGTTTTTTACGCATTGTCCACGCTACCAAAACTGGGAATTTTCCCATAATTTTACATATAGCTTTGTACATATCTTCTTCAGATTTTACATTTACCGAAGAAGGATTGAACGCAGTCAATGCACTTGTTAAAGAAGATAAAACTCCCATTGGATGGGCTGATTTTGGAAAAGCATCTACGATCTTTTTAACATCTTCATCAACTACAGATTGTACTTTGATATCGGCATAAAACTTTTCTAATTGTTCTTTAGTAGGTAAATCTCCAAAAATTAAAGCGTATGCAACTTCTAAAAAAGTAGCTTTTTCAGCCAACTCTTCTATGTCATAACCTCTGTAACGTAAAATTCCTTTTTCACCATCTAAAAACGTAATACTGCTCTCGCAAGAACCTGTATTTTTGTAACCAGAATCTAAAGTTATAACGCCATTAGTGGCTGTTCTTAAATTTTTTATATCGATAGCAACCTCATTCTCAGTTCCTTTCACTAATGGAAATTCGTACGAATTTTCTCCTATTACTAACTTTGCAGTATTTGACATATTCAATCTTATTTTTTTTGTTGAAGTGTTTTGCGAAGATACCAATAAATTAAGAATTTAAAAAGTTGAAAATGATAGATTTTTAGTACTTAAAAATAAATATTACTGATTTAACAATTCTTTAGTAAAAAGAAAATCCTCTTAGAAATTCTAAGAGGATTTAAGTAAAACGCATATAGTTTTGAAAAAATATTTAAAATCGAATTCCTATTCCTAATCCATAACCACTATGATAAATTATATCTCTAGGATTTTCATTGGAGATAAGTGGCTTTTTTAGTTTATAAGAATCATTATCCCAAAATATTTTAAAAATAACATTGTAATCATCATATTTTTCAATTGGAAATTCTAATCCAAATCTAATATTTCCATATCCTGATGAATTTTCAACTTTAGAATCTAATCCAAAACCCCTAGCTGTCATGATATAAAAGTTTGTAGAATCATAATTTTTGAAATAATATCGAACTAAACCACCTAATTTATAAGCAGTAATACTTCCTTGAGATTGATGTTGAAATCCTGTAATTAAACCAAAAGTTACTTTTTTAAAAATAGGATAATTGATAGTGTAAAACAACTCAAATGACAACCTACTTTTTAAAGTTTCTCCACCACCATTTTTAAAATGATAAGAAATATCATCTGGTAAAGAAATTCCGAAACTGAAAGTCTGAATTAATTCTGCTGGTAATTCATTGAATTTTTTATCATTTTTCGAAATTTCAGCACCAGTTCTTAATGCATCTTGAATACTTATTTGACTCCAAATTGTCAAAACTGAAAACGATAAAAAAAATGTTAGGATTAGATTCTTCATTTTAATTTTTAATCAAAACTAAAAATAGATTTGAATTTCTGTAAAAATATAAAAATCCTCTTAGAAATTCTAGGAGGATTGATTTATAAAACTTAAAACTATATTAAATTTTAAAAGCTTTTTCTTGTGGGTAATAAGCTACATCTTCCAACTCTTCTTCAATACGCAATAATTGATTGTATTTCGCCATTCTGTCAGAACGTGAAGCAGAACCAGTTTTAATTTGTCCACAGTTCAATGCTACTGCTAAATCAGCAATCGTGTTGTCTTCTGTTTCTCCAGATCTATGAGACATTACAGTAGTATAACCTGCATTTTTTGCCATGTTTACAGCTGCAATAGTTTCTGTTAAAGAACCTATTTGGTTTACTTTAATCAAAATTGAATTGGCGATTCCGTTTTCAATACCTCTTGATAAACGTGATACATTAGTAACGAATAAATCATCTCCGACTAATTGAACTTTGTCTCCAATTTTTTCAGTCAAATATTTCCAACCTTCCCAATCATTCTCATCCATTCCATCTTCAATAGAAATAATTGGATATTTACTTACTAATTCTGCTAAATAATCTGCTTGTTCTTTACTAGTTCTCACATTTCCAGTTTCTCCTTCAAATTTTGTGTAGTCGTATTTTCCATCTACATAAAATTCTGCTGAGGCACAATCCAACGCTATTTTCACTTCTTCTCCATAAACATATCCAGCATTTTTAACAGCCAATGCAATAGTCTCTAAAGCATCTTCTGTTCCACCAGCTAAATTTGGTGCAAAACCTCCTTCATCACCAACAGCTGTTGACAAATTACGGTCATGCAACACTTTTTTCAAATTATGAAAAATCTCAGATCCCATTTGCATGGCATGTGAAAAAGATGTTGCTTTTACTGGCATAATCATAAATTCTTGAAACGCAATTGGCGCATCAGAATGCGAACCACCATTGATAATATTCATCATTGGAACAGGCAATGTATTTGCAGAAACACCTCCAACATATCTGTATAATGGCATTCCTAATTCAGCTGCAGCAGCTTTTGCAACTGCTAATGAAACACCTAAAATAGCATTTGCTCCTAATTTTGATTTATTTGGGGTACCATCTAAATCAATCATGATTTTGTCAATCAAGTTTTGTTCAAAAACCGAAGTTCCTAACAATTCTTCTGCTAAAATTTCATTCACATTTTTCACGGCATTCAACACACCTTTTCCCATATAGGCTTTTCCACCATCTCTCAATTCTACAGCTTCGTGCTCACCTGTTGAAGCTCCTGAAGGAACTGCAGCTCTCCCTAAAATACCGTTTTCGGTAGTTACATCTACTTCTACTGTTGGATTTCCTCTTGAATCAAAAATTTGACGTGCGTGAATGTTTATTATAATACTCATGGATTTTAAAATTTATAAACTTAGTTTCGGTAAGTTTTGGTTATTATTTAATGACCGCTAATTTACAAAATATTGAACGCATTTTATAAATTGAATTTGAATAATTACGAAAACGATTCCTATAGACTATTCCTATCAAACAAAAAAATCTACTCAGAAAACTAAGTAGATATTATAATGGGGATTGAGTAAATTTTTATGAAACCAACTCTTTCGTTTTTTTAATTGTATCTATGAATTGGTCAAAAAGATATTCAGCATCATGAGGACCTGGACTTGCCTCTGGATGATATTGCACAGAAAATGTATTTTTATTTTTGATACGAATACCTGCAACTGTATGATCATTTAAATGAACATGTGTAATTTCGATATTTTCATTCGCTTCTGTTTCTTCTTTATTAATAGCAAATCCGTGATTTTGAGAGGTGATTTCTCCTTTGCCTGTCAATAAATTTTTTATAGGATGATTGATTCCTCTATGGCCATTATGCATTTTATAGGTAGAAATTCCTTGTGATAGTGCAATTACTTGATGTCCTAAGCAGATACCAAATAAAGGCAAATCTTTCTCGATAATTTCTGCAGCTAATTTTTGAGCGTTTACTAAAGGCTCAGGATCTCCAGGACCATTTGAAATAAAATAACCATCAGGATTGAAAGAAGCTAAATCTTGGAAAGTAGCATTGTATGGAAACACTTTTATATAAGCTCCTCTTTTAGCTAGGTTTCTTAAAATGTTCTTTTTGATACCTATATCCAATGCTGAAATCTTAATATCAGCATTTTCATCACCAAAATAATACGGTTCTTTTGTGGAAACTTTAGAGGCCAACTCTAAACCCTGCATACTTGGAACGTTTGCTAATTGATTTTTTAAACCTTGTATATCGTCAATATTAGTAGAAATGATGGCATTCATTGCGCCATTATCTCTAATGTAAGAAACCAAAGCTCTTGTATCAACAT encodes:
- a CDS encoding CIA30 family protein, yielding MFTIAMQKSLTSILFLSLFMNSGQLIFDFSRDTDVSVWKVVNDVVMGGKSSGKFSINNEGNAVFYGNVSLENNGGFSSVRHQFLKKKINSSTKIKIRLKGDGNAYQLRIKKNQSDYYSYVATFQTNNNWEIIEVNLSEMQPKFRGKSLSLPNFSENSFEEIAFLIGNKKAQDFCLEIDKIYLE
- a CDS encoding ABC transporter ATP-binding protein; the protein is MIEVDNIHKGFGGVKILKGISAKFLPGKTSLIIGQSGSGKTVFLKSLIGLHTPEEGFISFDGRINTNFTTEEKRQWRQEIGMVFQGSALFDSQTVEENVMFPLKMFTKKTNSEMLDRVNFVLKRVNLENANKKIPAELSGGMQKRVAIARAIVMNPKYLFCDEPNSGLDPQTAIVIDNLIQEITQEYNITTVINTHDMNSVMEIGEKIIFLKNGLKAWEGSSEDIFRTDNEAVVDFVYSSNLFKKVREAYLNETK
- a CDS encoding MlaE family ABC transporter permease — protein: MNYIEHVGKYFMMLFQVFKKPQRRRFFYESLFKEIEELGLKSLGIIMFISFFIGGVIALQTALNVESPFIPKSLIGFAAKRSVILEFAPTFCSIILAGKVGSYITSSIGTMRVTEQIDALEVMGINSLNHLVLPKVIATVFFYPFLISLAMVLGIFGGWVAGIISGLFSGLDYIEGLQMEFKPFLITYAMIKTLVFAFLIATVPSYHGYYVKGGSIAVGKASTKSVVWTTILIVIFNYFLTQMLLT
- the pafA gene encoding alkaline phosphatase PafA, coding for MKKIIFILFLSFIFLNFTEEKTTSEKPKLVIGIVVDQMRYDYLTRYYHRFGNDGFKRLLNEGFSVENAHFNYIPTYTAVGHTSIYTGTTPDHHGIIGNNWYDKFLKKSIYCVDDFNYTSVGTESDYGQKSPYRLATTTVTDQLLLAQNMRGKSIGIALKDRSAILPVGHTATAAYWYEGKDKGHFITSSFYRNDLPTWVTDFNKLQKADYYTSKLWNTLYDIKTYTNSTADNSIFEGVFTGEKLPVFPHDIPNLKKENGNLSIISETPFGNSLTLDFAKAAIIGENLGRGKDTDFLAISFSSTDYVGHKYGVDAVETEDTYLRLDRDLAELFRFLDEKVGKGKYTIFLTADHGAIRVPAYLDSLKIPAKYFNTRKFKNFLDSVSTKHFKSTELVENFSNYQLFLDKEKISTLGFKLDEVAEIFADELVNFETINKAVTAKTLQKTNFTKGILNVLQNGYNQKLSGDVLLIPNPGTISGKRTGTTHGSGFSYDTHVPIIFYGNGIKKGTTKKRYEITDIAPTIANLLKIEAPNSTTGKIIEEVFK
- a CDS encoding PrsW family intramembrane metalloprotease, encoding MSLLLLAIAPAMIIILYIYFKDKFEKEPVRFLFKNFLMGAIVSVVITLILSAVANHIYPLTDTTSIYQQFINAFFLVGLVEEFSKYIIVKYYAQKNSEFNEPFDGIVYAVMVSMGFAALENILYVFEHGAATGILRAFTAVPAHATFGILMGYFMGLAKFSKNKQLLNFTGLVVATFFHGSYDFFLFINFIPGIAIGAFVSLIIGIILSKKAIKIHQKNSHFRF
- the ctlX gene encoding citrulline utilization hydrolase CtlX, translated to MQQTTNSILMIRPINFRMNEQTAVNNYYQEALDLKNAEINKKAQFEFDTYVDKLKSHGIEVVVISDTDEFDTPDALFPNNWISFHEDGTVALYPMFAENRRHERREDILDILEEKGFLIENVIDYTSAEEEEIFLEGTGSLLLDRVNKKAYCALSPRADEDLFIEFCEDFEYTPVIFTAYQTVDGKRKPIYHTNVMMCLAETFAVICLDTIDDKQERKNVVKHLKEDRKHIIEITENQVTHFAGNMLQVKGTNNERFLVMSQAAFDCLTPTQIQQITKHCKIISSSLETIETCGGGSARCMMAEIFLPKM
- a CDS encoding fasciclin domain-containing protein produces the protein MKKVTSIILALFAGIVFTSCNDDNDTVMETNTIVDVAVKNNLTSLVAAVQRAGLASTLSANGSFTVFAPTNEAFQALLDSNQNWNSINDIPVETLQAVLLFHVLDGTVRSTDLSDTYVNTLSTGPNDEPLSLQVKVTGGVAFNGDATPVNVDVNASNGIVHVINKVMLPPNIVTLALNNGGFTSLVAALTDSRHTTDFVSVLSGNGPFTVFAPTNAAFQALLDSNPNWNSLADVPIATLDAVLKYHVVNGANVQANQLTNGSVTTLGGSITINLTDGAQIQTSSSQTVNILVGAATNDVQGTNGVIHAIDTVLLP
- a CDS encoding dimethylarginine dimethylaminohydrolase family protein, which produces MLQLNITNETSQLKAVVLGIANSNGSIPKLEDCYDPKSREHVLNGTYPKEEDMIEEMEAVAAVFKKYDIAVYRPKVIKNYNQIFSRDIAFVIEDKLIKANILPDREKEYIAIQHVTNQINPINIIELPKECHIEGGDVMPWNEYIFVGTYTGDDYASFITARTNKHAVLALQQLFPNKIVKSFELRKHNTDPKENALHLDCCFQPIGKNKAILHKNGFLIEEEYNWLVNYFGKEHIFEITKDEMYDMNSNVFSISEDVIISEKNFTRLNNWLRKNGFIVEEVPYAEIAKQEGLLRCSTLPLIRE
- a CDS encoding citrate synthase; its protein translation is MSNTAKLVIGENSYEFPLVKGTENEVAIDIKNLRTATNGVITLDSGYKNTGSCESSITFLDGEKGILRYRGYDIEELAEKATFLEVAYALIFGDLPTKEQLEKFYADIKVQSVVDEDVKKIVDAFPKSAHPMGVLSSLTSALTAFNPSSVNVKSEEDMYKAICKIMGKFPVLVAWTMRKKQGLPLNYGSKSLDYVENIMKMMFEQPNEPYVVNPIIKDALDKLLILHADHEQNCSTSTVRIAGSSHVGLFASLSAGISALWGPLHGGANQAVLEMLEAIKADDGDTKKYMAKAKDKDDPFRLMGFGHRVYKNFDPRARIIKKAADDVLNDLGVNDPILAIAKGLEQEALNDPYFVERKLYPNVDFYSGIIYRAMDIPTDMFTVMFALGRLPGWIAQWREMRLNNEPIGRPRQIYVGETLRSFKSISER